From the genome of Torulaspora globosa chromosome 2, complete sequence, one region includes:
- the XBP1 gene encoding Xbp1p (ancestral locus Anc_2.274), which produces MSRCSKDVCGMERISKMTKKSGSDSVPHMARDERFKYAIHNLDLSRVKLSESPLDDYQRLFFATLLSRPNVDQRRNIDVKRATYKSNIAESFACPSSGAAHDAAVAKDKDTLGTSLRSQGKKVLDCFEYQFPDVDTAGSLCYSELSSLSEAVKENLGLKDGRGHLLKGSISTANEESLPNAIALPAQAYAVRDSDERATNANSLTKNQQFKLRKQDHSLHQNSKLINPNNCVLWTHGSGYVFLTGIWRLYQDVMRGLTSVPRLGEDSSERLQNICKEELNYMITSAFYESSSSPISLSPSDRRKRRQSAGSEKISSLNLHDGSLLSSDSATVGTTSLNPHYTDLHWNSLSRELKQMMCDTYRNHLINERGFNPGEIATIDYTEVVKRIRGGYIKIQGTWLPFETARLLCVRFCYPIRYLLVPIFGPLFPKECEEWYTNVQQRLVRSAMKKESAISDSRELHPEQRRRKRRKSTKSEVSKPAGNELLNAFQNLLDISRHPVPIEAHEIQARSKSLSCAPDYYTPLLPRRVSSETLPPISTVMQFISPRSSIGGGSEHSSSATEPENVHYATAGPYPRQSGQLQSYPNPTVQTLSHLASFYNTHGHRYSYPGNIYMSHQKPVLNRSPPYSSPDSELSEYQAKAAGINPAQKVTTGFDIPSYEPLQRENGRETRRWFSGSGKVGSNDGLLSPKTVSPGQKPKRN; this is translated from the coding sequence ATGAGTCGATGCAGCAAGGATGTATGTGGGATGGAGAGGATATCCAAGATGACAAAGAAGAGTGGTTCAGATAGCGTGCCGCATATGGCTAGAGATGAACGGTTCAAATATGCTATTCACAATCTCGATCTTTCTAGGGTAAAGCTTTCAGAGAGTCCGTTGGATGATTACCAGAGGTTGTTCTTTGCAACGCTTTTATCGCGTCCCAATGTAGATCAACGACGAAATATCGATGTTAAAAGAGCCACTTACAAGTCCAACATTGCTGAATCGTTTGCGTGTCCGTCGTCCGGCGCCGCGCATGACGCGGCTGTAGCGAAGGACAAAGATACTCTAGGTACTTCGCTGCGATCGCAGGGGAAGAAGGTGCTGGACTGCTTCGAATACCAGTTTCCAGACGTAGACACAGCGGGATCGTTGTGCTATTCGgaactttcttctctaTCCGAGGCTGTGAAGGAGAATTTGGGTCTGAAAGACGGCAGAGGGCACCTTTTGAAGGGGTCGATCTCCACAGCGAATGAAGAGAGTCTACCGAATGCTATTGCTCTGCCAGCGCAAGCATACGCTGTGCGAGACAGCGACGAGAGAGCAACAAACGCAAATTCCTTGACGAAGAATCAACAATTCAAGTTGCGGAAGCAGGACCATAGTCTGCATCAGAATAGCAAGCTTATTAACCCGAATAATTGCGTTCTGTGGACCCATGGGTCCGGCTACGTGTTTCTGACTGGGATATGGAGACTGTATCAGGACGTGATGCGGGGGCTAACAAGCGTACCGAGACTGGGCGAGGATAGTTCTGAGAGACTGCAAAATATCTGCAAGGAAGAGCTTAACTACATGATTACCTCTGCGTTTTATGagtcttcttcttctcccaTATCACTCAGCCCTTCCGATAGAAGGAAAAGACGTCAGTCAGCTGGCTCCGAAAAAATCTCGTCGCTTAATCTCCATGACGGGTCTCTGCTGTCCTCAGATTCTGCGACTGTGGGGACCACGTCCCTAAACCCGCACTACACGGATTTGCACTGGAATAGCCTGTCAAGGGAGTTGAAACAAATGATGTGCGATACGTACAGGAACCATCTAATTAACGAAAGAGGATTCAATCCGGGCGAAATTGCTACGATTGATTACACGGAGGTCGTCAAACGAATCAGAGGTGGCTATATCAAAATTCAGGGTACATGGCTGCCCTTTGAGACTGCAAGACTCCTGTGCGTCAGATTCTGCTATCCAATCAGGTACCTGTTGGTTCCAATTTTTGGGCCGCTCTTCCCCAAGGAATGCGAGGAATGGTATACTAATGTTCAACAGCGACTAGTCAGGTCTGcaatgaagaaggaaagcGCAATTAGCGATTCTCGTGAGTTGCATCCGGAGCAGAGACggagaaaaagaaggaagtcGACCAAATCGGAGGTTAGTAAACCCGCCGGCAATGAACTTTTAAACGCCTTCCAAAACCTCCTGGATATTTCGAGGCATCCGGTCCCGATTGAAGCTCATGAAATACAAGCCAGAAGCAAATCATTATCATGCGCACCTGATTACTACACTCCTTTGCTGCCCAGAAGAGTTTCTTCAGAGACATTACCACCAATTAGTACAGTAATGCAATTCATATCACCTAGATCTTCCATTGGAGGGGGCAGCGAGCATAGTAGTTCTGCCACGGAACCCGAGAACGTCCACTATGCGACTGCTGGCCCGTATCCTCGTCAATCCGGACAGCTCCAAAGCTACCCAAATCCGACAGTGCAAACCCTATCACATCTTGCATCTTTTTACAATACTCATGGCCACCGATATTCATATCCGGGAAACATATACATGTCTCATCAGAAACCAGTGCTTAACAGATCACCACCTTATAGTTCACCAGACAGTGAGCTTTCAGAGTACCAGGCAAAAGCAGCGGGCATTAATCCAGCACAGAAGGTTACCACCGGGTTCGACATACCAAGCTACGAGCCGTTGCAAAGAGAGAATGGTAGAGAGACCAGAAGGTGGTTTTCAGGCTCCGGTAAGGTCGGGTCAAACGATGGTCTCTTAAGTCCGAAGACCGTCAGTCCTGGTCAGAAGCCCAAACGAAATTAA